The DNA segment TTCTTTAGGGTTCGATAAGATTTTCAACTCTTGTTGATATTGTTTTTCAAGGTCAGCAAAAATATTCTTTAAATAATTATTCTCAGAAAGTTTGGGATGTTGCGTAAAATTTTTCTTTGCTTCAGCAACAAGTCTTGCCATTTCTATTCTTGAATAAGGGCGCTGCCCAACAATAACGTTCTTAATTAAACCAAACCCAATGAGTTTATCAATTTTACGGTAGTCGGGATCTGACAAATTGACGTTAGTTGAAACTTGGGCCAATGCAGGAGTGCTGAATATGAGCCAAATCGCAAAACTCACCAGAAAGTTTTTAGATTTCCACATAAAAAACTTTAATAAGCCGTTTGTACGGAAAGGTCACGGTTTATATCTAATTGTTTGATAGGTACCCCCATCAACAAACTGCATACATAACCTGTGATAACCGCAGGCAACGTGTGGACAGCATGGAGAATCAACCCTAAACCAAGGGCCTCTGAAGTGGTCAGGCCCAAATATTGATAGATTAATAAGGCGCTGCCTTCAAAAATCCCCACTCGGCCAGGAGTAAGCGGCAACGCAATCGCAATCCCCAAAACCGCCACTACAAAAAACGCTTGGACTAAGGTAAAATTCAAACCAAAACTTTGATGAACACAATAAACCGCCAACACTTCTAAAAACTTCATGCTCGCCGCCAAACTAAAACTCGCTAACGATTTTTTCCAATCGCGCAGCACATGTAAGTTCGCCGCCCATTTGTTAACAAATTTTAAAAAATAACTTACCCAGGGGCGATGGGCGTACTCAGCCCATTTCGACCTTTTCAAAAATAGTGCACTGAGCAACAAAACTACATAAGCCAGGAAAATGGCCCCTAAAAATCCGTCCATACTTTTTTTCAACCAAATAGGGAGTGGCATGGTGAACGTTACAACTAAAAAAAGAAACACTTTCCCAAAACCTTCTGCCATTTGCTCCATGGTTAACATAGACAGGGCAACCGTCTTGCCAATTTTTTCTTTCTTCCCCAATAGATAAATTAACAAAGCGTGCCCTCCCCAAAAAGGCACTAAATTAATCACCATGGAAAAAACGGCAACAATTTGAAACATTTTGGGGTAGAGAACTTGCCCAAACCGAGGCAAGAGCAGTTTTAATTGAACAGAAGCAACAAAAAGGATGCCAAAAGAACAAAGCGCCCCTACCATGATCCAACCCAGCTCGGCCCGCCCCAAAGCCACCCTTAATTCATGAATATTAACCTGGCTTAAACACGCATAAAAAATGAGCCCTGTTATGAACAGGGCAAAACCAACTTTGAGCAGCCTTCTCATTGAAATCATTGAACGACCCCTAAAATAGAAGCCCCTTAAAATCAACTGGTAATCCATGAACATTTCATGTTAAGAGCTGCCAAATTTTGCCACGCGTGTAGGTGTAATGGATGAACCTTATCTTGAGCATTTTGCGTCAATTTGACAAAGCCATCTCGCAGCTTGAAAAGGCTATACTTTATGTCAGCCTTATCACCATGCTCCTCCTTTCGTCATTTTTAGTATTATTAAGAAATTTTGCCTGGCTGAAATCGGCCGTCTTAAAACTTTCAACCTTAACCGGTATCCCGCTCGACCCCAGTGGTTGGGGTGATTTATTAGTGCGTCATTTAGTTTTATTTTTGCTTTTCTTTGGGGCCAGCCTTGCCACCCGCGACAAACAACACCTACAAATGGATCTTTCGCACAAAATCATTCCTGAAAAATGGCGCCCACTCACCGGGCTTATTATTAATGCCTTTTGCATTTGTATTACTTATTTTCTGATGATCGCAGCCTACACCTTTATGAAAAACGAACGCCTAGATGCAACCATCTTATTTAACAACGTCCCCACTTGGTATTTTATTGCTATCATGCCCATTGGTTTTGGGCTTATTGGTTTGAGGTTTTGTATTAACTTCATTGAAAACATTTTTACCCTTACAGGTCAGCCTGCCAATTCAATCACCAAGGGCCACAAATGAGTATCACCACATTATTATCGACCCTCGCTTTGTTAGGCACCCCACTCTTCATACTCTTTGGAGCCATCACCCTTTATCTCAACCATCAAGAAGGTATCAATATTTCAGCCATCATGATTGAATTTTATCGCATGGCCTCGATGCCCACCTTGAGCGCCATCCCCCTGTTTACCTTTGCAGGCACCCTATTGGCCGAAAGTAAGGCCCCCAAACGGCTCGTTGATGTAGCCCAATCTTTGGTGGGTTTTCTCCCTGGTGGCTTACCGATTGTTACGATTGTCGTCTGCGCCTTTTTCACTGCCTTTACCGGGGCCAGTGGCGTAACGATTATTGCTTTAGGCGGCCTTTTATACCCCGCCTTGGTAAAAGAAAAATATAATGAACGCTTTTCGATTGGTCTAGTCACCTCATGTGGCAGCATTGGTTTATTGTTAGCCCCCAGCCTACCGCTTATTCTTTATGGCCTCATTGGGCAGGTGAGCGTTGACAAACTCTTTGCCGCCGGGCTGCTCCCTTCTGTATTATTGGTGTCGGTATTAGCTATTTATAGCACCTTCGTTGGGGTTCGGGGTAAAGTTGATCGCATTCCCTTCCGTTGGAAAAACATTGTTAAATCGATTGCCATCGCCAAATGGGAATTGCCTTTGCCGTTTATTGTGGTGGGCGGAATTTATGGTGGGATTATTACAGCCAGCGAAGCCGCTGCGATCACCGCTCTTTATGTTTTCATTGTCGAAGTCTTTATTCAAAAAGACTTGACCCTAAAAACAGATGTCCCCCGCGTGATTGTTGAATCGATGACCATGGTGGGAAGTATTTTAGTCATCTTAGGGGTGGCTATGGGGCTAACCAATTATCTTATCGATGTTGATATTCCCACCCGAATTTTTGAATGGGTCAAGCCGCTCATTACCAGCCAGGCCATGTTTTTATTGTTGCTTAATATCTTTTTATTGATCGTGGGTTGCCTAATGGACATTTTTTCAGCCATCATTGTGGTCGTGCCCATCATTACCCCCATTGCTTTAAAATATGGAGTTGACCCCGTTCATTTGGGAATTATTTTTCTAACCAACCTTGAAGTTGGCTACTTACACCCACCCTTAGGCCTTAATTTATTTATTGCGTCGTTCCGATTCAAACGTTCTCTTTACGAACTTTACTGGGCGACCTTACCCTTTTTGATTTTAGTGGTGCTTTGTTTGCTGATTATTACTTATGTGCCAGGGCTTAGCTTGTGGCTCGTTGAACTGTTGAAAATAAAGTAATAGCGGTCAAATTCCAAGGTCTTCATTTTGGCTTGGTTACCAGACAGCTTGGTCAACACCCAGCCATCTTTTTCTTCTCGATAACTATCGATAACCCCATCGCCATCTTCATCAAGGTAGGATTGAATCATCAAAGTCCCGGTGGCTGAATTTTTGTGAAACACCTCTAAACTCTGAAACCCTTCCGATAACTGCACATATTGAATTTCTAATTGATCGAACATAATGGGCTCCTTTTTTGCTCTGTCATTGCGAGGTGATGCAAGGGTCCTTCGCAAAGCCTCAGGATAAACTCAGCAATCCCACCGCTTAGGCAGAAGAGATTGCTTCACCCTGCTGGGTTCGCAATGACAGAGGGACCCTGGCCTCGCAATGACAGAGTGCTGCAAGATAAATGCCTGATCTTATAAAAAATTGTTAAAAATTGACCTTTAGAATCAACAAGTTAGACACCCTCTCTTTGAGGAGAACTTGGGGGCTTAAGGATTTTTAATTAAAGTATACTTTTTCTTAATTTTGCTTTTCTTCGACCGGGGGCGTTGGTGCGGGTGTCACGAGAACTGCGGCTTCTCCCAATACCTCAGCAACACGGATTCTGGCTTTTTTACCAAAGAGCTCACGAAGGTAATACAATTTGGCGCGCCGAACTTTACCTTGAGAAACAATTTCAATCCGTTCGATATTAGGTGAATAAAGAGGAAAGATCCGTTCGACCCCCACTCCAAAAGACATTTTTCTAACCGTAAACGTAGAACGCAACCCATCATTGTGCCGGCCAATCACCGCCCCTTCAAAGGCTTGGATACGTTGTTTGTCGCCTTCTTTAATTTTACAATAAACTTTTAAGGTGTCTCCCGAACGAAAGGATGGGATATCTTTTCTTAATTCGGTTGCCTCTACCGCTTGAATGGAATTCATAAAAACCTGCCTTTTTAAAACTTACCGACCGCATAAACGATCGAGCACAATTGCAACCGCCGCTCGTACCGAGAGGTGGTTATATTCAGGCTCACCGAGAGGAACAAGCCTAGCTTTTGTTTGGGCTAACACTTCTTCTGCCAAACCCCATCCAGTTCCAAACAAAAGCACATGGGGAACTTTTGACTGGTGCCACTCCTCTTTCAATTGCTCATAAGACATCGCTTCCGCATGAGGCTTAGCGCTCGTACCAATGAGGCGGGGTGCTATACCAACTTCCGATTCTATTGTCAAACGCACCTTGTCTAAGCTGGAAGATAGGGCAATAATCTCAATGGCTTCCTTCCGGGTGGGATTATAGGCCGCCCCTACGCCCGAGGTCCAATGTGCGATGATGGTTCGAGCCAGCCACAATTGGCTGGGCACAGGGTTCACCACCCAATAACGTTTGACCCCATAAGTTTTGGCCGTTCGAGCAATGTCGTGGAGATCAAAGGTGGTAATCGAAGTCTTGATGATCGAACCGTCTTTCCCATAAACCGGGTGATGAATCAGCGCAATCTCTAAGGGATTTTCTAGGTTCATAACTTTGCTTTAATCTCTTGCAACAATTTTTGTTCTTCGGTGGTTAACGATCGATTGGATAATAGATCGGGGCGTTTTTGCAGGGTACGTCGTAACGAATCTTTCAGGCGCCATTTTCGAATGGCATCGTGATTGCCCGATAATAACACTTGTGGCACCTCCATGCCGTGAAAAACTTCGGGCCTGGTATAATGGGCGTATTCTAATAAACCGTTCACATGCGATTCTTCGATTAAACTTTCGCTTTTACCCACCACTCCAGGAACCAAACGAGCCAAGGCCTCCACAACCATCGCGGCCGGCAACTCTCCCCCCATCAGCACAAAATCACCAATCGAAATTTCCAAATCGACATGAGTTTGAATCACCCGTTCATCCACCCCCTCATAACGCCCACAGATCAGTAAAAATTGATCATACTCATTGGCTAAAGAGACGGCCAACTCTTGATTAAAGAGCTTGCCCTGAGGGCTTAAATAAAGGGTGATGCCTTTATGATAATGCGCCTTAAGCGTTTCAATCGCTTTAAAAAGCGGCTCGGGTTTTAAAACCATACCTTCGCCACCCCCAAAAGGGGCGTCATCTACCCGGCGATGTTTATCGTCGGTGAATTGTCGTAAGTCGTGAAGATGAACCTCAATCAAGCCCCGCTCCGAGGCCTTGCCTAATAAGCTCGAAGCAAAATAGCTGTCGAGGCTTTTGGGAAAGATGGTCAATAGGTCATAACGTTTTAAATTCATGCTAATAAATCTTTTAATAAGTCGTCTGCCACAATTAGTTTGTTTTCTGACAAGGCTATTTTTACAAAATACTCCTGACGAAACGGAATAAAAACCGCCACAGCACCCTTGACTTCCAGCATATCTCCCGCCCCAAAATTGCAAACTTGAGTCACCTCTCCCAAAAGTTTTCCCTTGGAGTCAAACACCTCAATTCCAACCAAATCGCTACAATAAATTTCCCCCTTAGTTAGTTTTGGTAATTGATCCCGGGTTAAAAGTAAGTAAGCACCATGAAAAACTTTGGCGGCTTCGGGAGTTGACACCCCAGCTAATTTAAGCCGCCACGTTTTGCCATGAGATTTTAGAAATTCAATTTTAGCAAATTGTTCGGGTTGGGTAGCATTAGATTCAAAACTAATCCCAACCGAAACCCCAGTGAGTGCAACCGAAAACTCAGGGTTAAAAAACTGACACGTGGTCTCACCACGGAGACCCCAAGGTTTTCCGATCCGACCCAATACCAACCACGAATTTTCTACTAAGGAGGTCATAGCCCGCTATACGGCGGCTACTTTTTGGGTTTCTTTAATGAGATGTTTGACAATTAAGGTGGGAACCGCACCGGTTTTGAGCCAATGGGTTAATCGATCTTGTTTGAAGTTGGCCCGAGGTTTTTCTTTAAAAGGATCGTAGGTGCCAATAACTTCGATAAATTTACCATTACGAGGGGATTCGCTATGGGCAATCACAATACGATAAAAGGGATTCTTTTTTGCACCATGTCTGGCTAAACGAATTTTAGTGGCCATGAATTTTTTACTCCTTAAAGAAACACCTAATCAAGCGGATCTGCTTAAACCAAGAAATACCCTGCGAGTCAAGGGGTTTAAGAGTATTTGGAAGTGGAGATAAGGCTTATCGATTTTGATTGACGACAATAGAATCGCCCACTTGAATTTGGTCATCAAAGACCGGTAAATTCCTAAGGGCCGTAGTCAAGGTTTCTAAATCATTACCCACCAAATCGGGTAGATGCAAACCAGGGTTTCGCTGCATGACAAAATCACTGCCCACAACAAAAAGATTACCTAATCCACTTAAATCATGAAGGACTGTATTATTCACGATCGACAAATCCCCCCTCCTACCTGGTGGATCCGCTTGAACTACAAAACTACCAATTCGGGCTAAATTCATCAATCCACTGATCCTAAGTAATCTAGGATTGTCTTCTATTCCGAGTGAAGAGCTCAAAGATCCTACACGGTTAAAACCAGAAATAGTCTCTAGGCTTGGATTGTTTGCTATATAAAGATCACCATAAATAGCATCAACAACCCCCAACCGTAAAAGATGATTGAATCCTGAAATCGTCATTAAACGATTGTTCCTATAAATTTCAACGAACCATCCGGCTTGGCGAAAAGAAACAAAGCCATTGATATGAGTCAGTTGCGGGTTGAGTGCAACACTAACACCTCGTTCGGTTTCTAATAAATAATTTAAATCTTCTATGTCGCGAAGTTGAGCATTACTCTCAATACGAAGTTCTTTTACTAAGCTTAACTTACCTAAACCTTGCAAGGTTTCAAGACGATCATTCTGTAAAATTCTTAAAACACCCGTAACCTGAGTCACGTTGGCAAAGGCCCTAAGATCTACCAATTGAGACTGCTCAATTTTAACATCGCCCACAATGGCACAAATGGCAGGTGTAATAAGATTTAAATTTTGCGCGGTAATGGTAAAGCGCACCCCAAACCCACCTCGTAACACCCCATGCAAATGATCAGCACAGTAAGGGTAACGATCGTCCGCATCGAGCCTCCCATCCCCATCATCATCGCCATCGCGATTATCCCCTACTCCATCGCCATCGGTATCACGCCATTCAGTACCATCTTGAGGAAAGGGGTCTTGGGCATTGAGCATACCATCGCCGTCACGATCGGGATTTTCGGGAGGTGGAACGGGTGGTGGTGGTGGTAGCGTCGGCGTCGGCGTCGGCGTCGGTGTTGGTGTTGGTGTCGGTGTTGGACTGGAATTGGGAGGGCTAGGTACTGGCGAAGGATTACTTAGTGGATTATTAGGCGGATTATTAGGATTGTTATTACCTTGCCCACCACTACAGGCAAACAAAGCCGCCAATAAAATCACACTCAAAATTAACCTTTGGAGATATCCCATACCCACTGGCATTATAATAAATAAATCAACCCCTTTGCAATAGATCTTTAATCCCCCGCATCATCCCCATTTTGCGCATTTTCCCCATCATTTCGCGCATTTGTTCGTATTCTTTAATTAAACGGTTCACATCGGAAACTTGGGTGCCGCTCCCTAAGGCAACCCTTTTGCGCCGACTGCCATTAAACAATTTGATAAAGCGGCGCTCTTTGGGGGTCATGCTCAAAATAATGGCTTCTTTCTTTTTGAGTTCTTTTTGCATTTCCTCGGGGTCAACCTTGTCTTTTAGTTTTCCAAGACCTGGCACCATCCCCATAATTTTGCCCAAAGGGCCCAATTTTTTGATTTGCTTTAATTGAGCTAAAAAATCTTCGAGGTTGAAATCAGCCTGCAAGAATTTGCGGCTCATGGTTTCGGCTTCTTGAACATCAACCTCAGCTTGAACCTTTTCAATTAAGGTGAGCATATCCCCCATGCCCAAAATGCGATTGGCAATACGATCAGGATAAAAAGGTTCTAAGTCTTCGATCTTCTCACCAACCCCCGCAAAATAAATGGGCTGCCCGGTTACATAACGAGCCGATAAGGCCGCACCCCCCCTGGCATCGCCATCCAGCTTCGATAAAATAAGCCCGCTTAATCCCAATCGAGCATGAAAGGCCCCCGCAATATTCACCGCTTCTTGACCGGTCATGGCATCCACCACCAATAGAATATGCTGTGGATTAATCTTAGCCTTAATTTTTTCTAGCTCCTTCATCATAGGTTCATCCATCTGTAGGCGCCCTGCCGTATCGATGATCACAGTATCGTAGCCTTTATCAGTCGCTTCGCGCAGTGCCAATTGGGCCACTTTCACCGGATCTTGCTTGGGATCAGTAGGATAAATGGAAACCGAAATTCGCTCGCTTAAGGTTTTAAGTTGGGCAATGGCCGCTGGCCGATAAATATCGGCTGGCACTAAATAAGGCAGACGGTGTCGCTGTTTTTTAAGATGCAAGGCAAGCTTCGCAGCCGTGGTGGTTTTGCCACTGCCCTGCAACCCAACTAACATCACGACTACCGGGGGTTTGAAAGATAAATTTAGGCTCGCGGTTTCCCCCATCATACGAACTAATTCTTCATGAAAAATTTTAATGAATTGTTGGTGAGGGCTAAGACTTTTTTGAACGGCCTCCCCCAGCGCTTTAACCTTTACCCCTTCGCAAAACTCTTTGACCACCTTAAAATTAACATCTGCCTCTAAAAGATTAAGCCGAATTTGCCGCAAAGCCTCTTCAATATTGGATGTGTTTAAGGTCGCTTTTCCTTTGAGTTTATCAACAATCGAGTTGAATTTTTGCGTCAGTTGGTCAAACATATGAAAAAAAAGGCGCCCCGATTAAGAAGCGCCTTCATCAACTTCTTCTAGAGTTTAAACTTACTTAATAAGATAGCCCGCCACTTTCCACTTTCCATCTTTATCTAAAACAGGGGTAATGGTTTCAAGTGCTGCAGCCTTATTGGCAAAGACGGTTTCATATTGAATCACGACATATTCACCATCGGGCGCACCTGGCATTGACTTAGAAAAGGTGGCTGTTTTAAGCTTGCGGCTTTTAAGCTCACCCAAGGGCCCACGAGCAGCCTGTAGGCTTTTCTGCCACTGTTCCTTGGTAATAACGGATTGCAATAAAGACGAGGCGCTATCCCAGGTTTCATCGGTTTTATTGGCGTCGACCAGTGTCAACCAACCTTCAGCCACAGCTTGAGCGGCCTTAACCTTTTGATCTTGATTGACTACATCTTCCCCCCATGCAGGAGAAAGAGCCACGAAAAATAAAAAAAGCGTTATCGCTCCAAAAAAATGCTTCATAAAAGTACACTCCTCACTTTAAAGATTAGGGGAGAGATCTTACCGTAAGGCAGGGAACAGTCAAGGAAATTGATAGAATTGCCGGGTGATTTCAGTCATCGCATGTTCATGCTTGCTAAAGATCACCCTGCCTCGCCTTAACACCAACTGATCATCGCAGAACCATTTCACCGCTTGGGTGAGCGCCTTTGTTTCTAACTTTCGTCCACGCTCTTGAATAGAAATAGGGTCTTCTTTACCACGGCGCAAACGAAAGGCCTCCTGGCAAATGATGGGCCCTTCATCAAGATCGGTGGTCACAAAATGGGCAGTAACCCCAGCAAAATCGACCCCCTTGTTATAGGCCTGTTCATAAGACCTAGGCCCTGGAAACGCCGGCAATAGCGAAGGATGAATATTGATAATCTTGCCTTCATAACGAAAGACAAATTCAGGAGAAAGGATTTGCATGTAACGGGCAAGCACGATCAGGTCAATATCTAAGGGTTGGAGCAATTTTAAAATTTCTTCTTCATGCCATTTCTTTTTTTCGGAAGGAATGTAGCGAAAGGGAAGCGAATATTTCTTTATGAAAGATTCAAGGCCCGGTTGATTCCCCACCACCATTTTAATTTCAGCGTTAATTTTGCCGGCTTTGATTTGTTTAAGAATATCTTGCAAACAATGCGATTCTTTGGTGACTAAAATTGCAAGATTCTTTTTTTCCCGTGAAGATTCTTCTTTAACACTAGACTCCATCCCAATTTTTTGAGCCACGCCCGCTAGCGCTTGACAAAACTTTTGTAGGCTCGCGCGATAATCAGAAAGATCTACCAGCATGTTCATGACCAAATAACCTTCTAGATTGCGTTGGTCGATGTCTTCGATATTGCCCCCTGCCTGAAAAACAAACTGCGTAACAGTAGCAATGATGCCCTTCTTATCAGGCCCCGCAATACGAATCCGAACACGTTTAGGACGCTTTTTAGCCATAGACTTTGATTATACTAACAAGTCCATGGTGTGTCTAACATTTTGCTTCGGCTTTTGGCCTGCGACTGCGTCAGATTTCACGAAAAGTCCTCGACGTACCTATGGGTACGCCTCCGGGCTTTTCGCTCATCTTCCTTGTCTCGGCTCAAAATCCTCGCAATCTGTTACAGCGTTTTGTCAAACGTCCTAGCGAATAGCAGGATCAGTCAAATTTAAATTTAAAGCAGCGGCAGACTTGCCTAGTTCAAACAAATTTTTTGGCGTGGGCCTACCTTTAAAATCAGTGAATTTTAAAAGCGCAATTTGTTGCAATTGAAAGGTACTGGGGTCGTCGACGTTTAATGCTTTTAATTGCTGCACCCGTTGTTTTTCAAACACATAAACTGTATAAATAGCCTGCATGACGGGGTCGCCTACTACTGCCGCGATCTGGCCCGCTGTGCTTTGCTCTTCGGGTGTTAAGTCCTCTTGGGCTTCAAGTTTACGGTTGATGTCTGCAAGGCTCGTTTTGAGCTCAGGATTTGCATCCAAATTTTCTAGCGCAGCAATCCATTCTCCAAATTTTTCTAAAATTCCTTTCCCAATGGGGAGAGGATGAGTCTGAATAATCTCAGCCAAGGCTGTCATGTCGGCTTCGGTTAATACAGCACCATCGGTGGCTTGCAGTTCCTGAGATAAGGGGTAATTCTCCGCTGCAATGGCTTGCATTAAACCTTCGAACAAGACTTGTCGGTCAGAGTCATCAGATGGCTCGCTTTCAAACTTAGCAACCGCAGCCTCCGCAGCCTGGAGAGCTGCCGCTAATTCCACTTTCACCTGTGGGTATTGTTTGCGAAATTCTTCGAGCCATTTGGAGATATCTGCTAACACTGCATCGGAAAGGTGCTGTTGATTTTCAGTCAAGAATTGTTCGATCATCCCTTGTTTTGCCAAGGCTTGAAGCAATAAACCTTCTGGGCTCTCAAACCTTCGTTGAATATCTTCTAGCCTCCCGCCCTCGGCCTCAGTAAACCCCTCAGCGGTTCCCTCTTCATTAGGAGTCATGGCCTTCTCTTGTAGGGCCTGCGCTTCTGTTCCCAATCCTTCAAATTCAGCGTTCAGACCCTTCAACTTCTCTTGAAAAGAAGGCGCCTCTGCTTCATTGGTGGGGATTTTTATCCCAGCTAGTTTAGCTAATTCCTCGATTTCGGTTTTGCGTTCTCCTGCCCAAGCTTGAATGACTTCAGCCCACGGCCCCTTGGCTTCTTTAAGTTGCTGCTCCGTTAAAATTTGGCTTAATAAGTTGGACGTTATACTCAGTTGCTGTATCAAGTTAGCACCCATTGCCTCTAGCCTGATTTTCTCAGTGTCACAAAATAGACCCAGCAACCCCTTTGGGTTAAATAGAACCCCACCATCTACTTTTTCTGTCTTATAAAAATCATTTTTTGCCAATTCAACCAGCTTTTGAGTACAAAGTTTTGCTGGTTTAACAAAGGTATTTTCTAAACCATCCACGATGGCATGATAAGTATGTGTTAGGAATTGAATAGGATTAGGTGGTGCCATATCTCTCCCTAGATATATAGGCCTAACCCTAACTTTGTTGTTATCGATCACACTAAACATTAGTTGCGAATAAATTGGCTGCTTTGGACTAACGAATGAGCCTTGCAGAAACTTTTCGGATCGCCAAGGGACCGATGATGAGAATGGCTACCACTATGTATAACAGCGCCCCGAGGTGGTGAATTTGGAACACCCCATGGAATAAAGAGCGGGTGATTTGAGTGGCAGGCGTCAAGGGCAAGATCCATGCTAACTTTTGAGCCCATAAGGGCAATTGCTCAAGAGGAAAAAAAGTTCCAGAAAACAAAAACATGGGTGAAATAAATAATGTAAAATAGTAACTAAAAAAATCGTAAGAACCGGCAAACCCCGTAAACAACATTCCCAGCGAGGCAAACATTAATCCTGTTAAAAATAAGATGGGGAATAAACCTATTACCTGCCAATGTTTGACCAACCCAAAGGCCCACAATACCAAAAAAATAAAAAACCCATTGAACAAAGCCTTGGTGGCTGCCCATAAGATTTCACCTGCCACCACCTCTTGCATCGAAACTGGAGTGACTGCGATTCCTTGAAAGGTTTTTTGGGTTTGCATGCGGGTGTAAGAACTAAATGTGGTTTCAAAACTGGCTGCATTCATCACACTAGAAATTAAAATGGCGGGGGCAATAAATTCAACGTAAGGCATGCCCCCGATATTTTGAACCAAAGAACCCAAGCCATAACCAATGGCGACCAGGTACAATAATGGCTCGCCGACATTAGCAACAATACTCGCCGAGAGATATTTAGACCAAACAATCAAATCGCGGCGCCAAACTTTGAATAATCTTGTAGTCAACATTGTGTCTTTAGTTTCTCAAATATGGATCCCGGATCTGAGTCCGGGATGACGGGGCATGGGTCGCAAGTTCAATCTCGCAACCCATGCCCCGTCAATTTTAAAAATAATTCTTCTAACGAAGCAACGTTATGATCCTGAATTAATTTTTGCGGTGAATCTTCAATTAAAATCTTGCCCCCGTCCATCAAGGCAATACGGTCGCACAGCAACTCTGCTTCTTCCATATAATGGGTGGTAAGAACCATGGTTACACCTTGCTGTTTTAACTGGCGCAATTTTCCCCAAATAAGGTGCCTGGCCTGTGGGTCAAGCCCGGTGGTGGGTTCATCTAAGATTAACAACTTGGGTTGATTAATTAATGCACGGGCGATCATTAAACGCCGGCGCATGCCACCCGAAATTTTATCGATTTTATATTTTGCAAAATCCTTTAAATTCAAAAAACTTAAAAGCTCGTCCGCACGCTCTGTTGCTATAGCCTTGGGTATATCAAAATAACTCGCATACATTTGCAGGTTGGCCAAAACAGAAAGGTCAGGGTCTAAATTATCTTCTTGAGAAACCACTCCAATATTTTGTTTAATTTGGCGGGGGTTTACCATCACATTATAATTCAGAACTTCCAACGTGCCTCCACCTACCGGCGACATGCAATAAATCATTTTCATCGTTGACGTTTTGCCCGCCCCATTAGGCCCCAGCAGGCCATAATACTCACCCCGCCGCACCTCAAAATTAATAGCGTTCACTGCCACAAAGGAATTGAAAGTCTTGGTCAAATTTTTAGCCGAGATAATAGGCATGATAAGCCCTGGCTAGCAGCTAG comes from the Deltaproteobacteria bacterium genome and includes:
- a CDS encoding flippase-like domain-containing protein, producing MISMRRLLKVGFALFITGLIFYACLSQVNIHELRVALGRAELGWIMVGALCSFGILFVASVQLKLLLPRFGQVLYPKMFQIVAVFSMVINLVPFWGGHALLIYLLGKKEKIGKTVALSMLTMEQMAEGFGKVFLFLVVTFTMPLPIWLKKSMDGFLGAIFLAYVVLLLSALFLKRSKWAEYAHRPWVSYFLKFVNKWAANLHVLRDWKKSLASFSLAASMKFLEVLAVYCVHQSFGLNFTLVQAFFVVAVLGIAIALPLTPGRVGIFEGSALLIYQYLGLTTSEALGLGLILHAVHTLPAVITGYVCSLLMGVPIKQLDINRDLSVQTAY
- a CDS encoding TRAP transporter small permease translates to MNLILSILRQFDKAISQLEKAILYVSLITMLLLSSFLVLLRNFAWLKSAVLKLSTLTGIPLDPSGWGDLLVRHLVLFLLFFGASLATRDKQHLQMDLSHKIIPEKWRPLTGLIINAFCICITYFLMIAAYTFMKNERLDATILFNNVPTWYFIAIMPIGFGLIGLRFCINFIENIFTLTGQPANSITKGHK
- a CDS encoding TRAP transporter large permease subunit; amino-acid sequence: MSITTLLSTLALLGTPLFILFGAITLYLNHQEGINISAIMIEFYRMASMPTLSAIPLFTFAGTLLAESKAPKRLVDVAQSLVGFLPGGLPIVTIVVCAFFTAFTGASGVTIIALGGLLYPALVKEKYNERFSIGLVTSCGSIGLLLAPSLPLILYGLIGQVSVDKLFAAGLLPSVLLVSVLAIYSTFVGVRGKVDRIPFRWKNIVKSIAIAKWELPLPFIVVGGIYGGIITASEAAAITALYVFIVEVFIQKDLTLKTDVPRVIVESMTMVGSILVILGVAMGLTNYLIDVDIPTRIFEWVKPLITSQAMFLLLLNIFLLIVGCLMDIFSAIIVVVPIITPIALKYGVDPVHLGIIFLTNLEVGYLHPPLGLNLFIASFRFKRSLYELYWATLPFLILVVLCLLIITYVPGLSLWLVELLKIK
- the rplS gene encoding 50S ribosomal protein L19; the encoded protein is MNSIQAVEATELRKDIPSFRSGDTLKVYCKIKEGDKQRIQAFEGAVIGRHNDGLRSTFTVRKMSFGVGVERIFPLYSPNIERIEIVSQGKVRRAKLYYLRELFGKKARIRVAEVLGEAAVLVTPAPTPPVEEKQN
- a CDS encoding RNA methyltransferase; this encodes MNLENPLEIALIHHPVYGKDGSIIKTSITTFDLHDIARTAKTYGVKRYWVVNPVPSQLWLARTIIAHWTSGVGAAYNPTRKEAIEIIALSSSLDKVRLTIESEVGIAPRLIGTSAKPHAEAMSYEQLKEEWHQSKVPHVLLFGTGWGLAEEVLAQTKARLVPLGEPEYNHLSVRAAVAIVLDRLCGR
- the trmD gene encoding tRNA (guanosine(37)-N1)-methyltransferase TrmD; translated protein: MNLKRYDLLTIFPKSLDSYFASSLLGKASERGLIEVHLHDLRQFTDDKHRRVDDAPFGGGEGMVLKPEPLFKAIETLKAHYHKGITLYLSPQGKLFNQELAVSLANEYDQFLLICGRYEGVDERVIQTHVDLEISIGDFVLMGGELPAAMVVEALARLVPGVVGKSESLIEESHVNGLLEYAHYTRPEVFHGMEVPQVLLSGNHDAIRKWRLKDSLRRTLQKRPDLLSNRSLTTEEQKLLQEIKAKL
- the rimM gene encoding 16S rRNA processing protein RimM — protein: MTSLVENSWLVLGRIGKPWGLRGETTCQFFNPEFSVALTGVSVGISFESNATQPEQFAKIEFLKSHGKTWRLKLAGVSTPEAAKVFHGAYLLLTRDQLPKLTKGEIYCSDLVGIEVFDSKGKLLGEVTQVCNFGAGDMLEVKGAVAVFIPFRQEYFVKIALSENKLIVADDLLKDLLA
- the rpsP gene encoding 30S ribosomal protein S16, whose product is MATKIRLARHGAKKNPFYRIVIAHSESPRNGKFIEVIGTYDPFKEKPRANFKQDRLTHWLKTGAVPTLIVKHLIKETQKVAAV